In Gossypium arboreum isolate Shixiya-1 chromosome 5, ASM2569848v2, whole genome shotgun sequence, a single genomic region encodes these proteins:
- the LOC108452625 gene encoding uncharacterized protein LOC108452625: MAATRSNSFPRSSRQHPLATEVNEHLNRLRASKEASTSSSSSISHKLNGFQDLYDCVVKFLQLPLSHHDLAHECADELLDGSLRLLDLCSTAKDIVLQTKESANELQSALRRRKIGESEIVSEARKYISSRKVAKKTIHKALGNLKVIQRKNTVSPSETVSMLKEIEAVTCSMFEDLLSLISGPKPGSWLSVSKLLHQRRIACEDAARNVNEFEKVDVALKSFGITKSEIINLEIQNQLKDLELFIQDLEDGLECLFRCMIKARVSLLNILTL, encoded by the coding sequence ATGGCAGCCACTCGATCCAACAGTTTCCCCCGCTCATCTAGACAACACCCATTAGCAACAGAAGTTAATGAGCATTTGAATAGATTGAGGGCTTCTAAAGAGGCATCtacttcatcatcatcatcaataagCCATAAACTAAATGGCTTTCAAgatttgtatgattgtgttgttaAGTTTCTTCAGCTGCCTCTGTCCCACCATGATTTAGCCCATGAATGTGCTGACGAGTTGTTGGATGGTTCTCTTAGACTCCTCGACCTTTGCAGCACTGCTAAAGATATTGTGCTGCAAACAAAAGAAAGCGCAAATGAACTTCAATCGGCTTTGCGTCGAAGGAAAATCGGTGAATCCGAGATTGTAAGTGAAGCAAGGAAATACATAAGCTCCAGGAAAGTTGCCAAAAAGACTATCCACAAGGCATTGGGAAACTTGAAGGTCATACAAAGGAAAAACACAGTCTCACCTTCAGAAACTGTTAGCATGCTGAAGGAGATTGAAGCTGTGACATGTTCTATGTTTGAGGATTTGTTATCTCTCATCTCCGGACCAAAGCCTGGAAGTTGGTTATCAGTTTCGAAACTATTGCATCAAAGAAGAATAGCGTGCGAAGATGCTGCAAGAAACGTGAATGAATTCGAAAAGGTTGATGTTGCTTTGAAATCCTTCGGAATAACCAAATCTGAGATCATAAATCTTGAGATTCAAAACCAGCTAAAAGACTTGGAGCTATTTATTCAAGATCTTGAAGATGGACTTGAATGCCTCTTCAGGTGTATGATCAAAGCAAGAGTTTCGCTTCTTAACATCCTTACCCTGTAA